The Oceanispirochaeta sp. M1 genomic interval ATCTATGAAGCAGAATCCTGCGAAGAAAGTGAAACGATTCACGCAGCTCTTTTTCTGAGTGACAGGGAGCCCCCATAGCCGCATAACAGTCTGTAGTACAGAGATCTGTAATACCCTTTCTATAAATTTTGAAAAATACGAGTTTTATATCATTCTCAATTTGATACACATCTTCGTCAATTCCAATCCAGCTCCCTTTTTTATAGATCATCAGCATCCTGATGCCCTCTGGATATTGAAGGAGGGACGCTAATTCCATACTCATCTCAGGATGAATATCGTTGTTTGAAAAAAAATGGTCGATAAAGCTGCCGTCTTTAATCATTTCATTTTCTCTTTTAAGAGACTCCATCTCTTTTTCTTCTTCTATTTCATCCATGAGTTTATTAAGAACTTCAATCAATTTCGTTGTATCAAGGGGTTTCAGAAGATAATCACTGGCATTGTTTTTCAAAGCAGACATGGCATAGTCAAATTCACTGTATCCTGTGAGGAAAATGAATTTCACACGAGAATCATTTACTCGTATTTTTTCAAGTAACTCCGCACCATTCATAACTGGCATAAAAATATCAGATATAATGATATCCGGTTTTGTCTTCTTGTATAGTTCATAGGCTTGAAGCCCTGTTTCCGCCTGGCCGACAACATCAAAACCGGCTTTCTTTACATTTAACTCGAGGCGTTCCCTGATGATGTATTCATCATCCACAATAAGAACTTTATTTTTCTCAGTGAATTCCATTAAATTTTTATCTCCCAGGGTAAATGAATCTCAGCAGTTGTTCCTGATCCCATTTCTGAGGAATATTTTAAGCCATGTTGAATTCCAAAATGCAGTTTAAGTCTCTGGTCTGTAGCATATACACCGATGTGTATTGGTTCCCCGGCACTCGTTTTTCGTTCTGTTTTAAGTATATCATCAAGAATTTCCCGGCTCATACCTAAACCCGAATCATGTACTCTTAATATCAATCCCTGCTCATTTTCTATGCAATCAATCCTGATGTTAAGGGGTTTCCCAAATAAATCCATGCCATGTTGAATGGCATTCTCGGTCAATGGTTGAAGGGTGAGTTTCACAATTTGCTTTTCATAATACTGTTCCGGGACATCAATCTCCAATCTGATTCTATTGTTGCATCGTACATTTTGAATTTTTATATACAATGATACAATTTTTAATTCCTGTTCCAAGCTGATTAAGAGATTATCAGTGGAAAGTATAGAGCGGTAAAAATCGGCTGTATCCTGGATTAGTGAGAGTGAATCATCGATTCTTCCCAATTCGATTAACCCACATACATTTTCAAGGATATTATTTAGAAAATGAGGTTTAATCTGGGACTGAAGCAAAGCAAGCTCATACTGTTTTATTTGAACATCCCTTTTTCGTTCGAATTCAGCCGCCTCAGCAATACGGTCAATCATATGATTATATTGTTTCCCTAATTTGCCAATTTCATCTAAAGCATGAATCGGTACATACTTTCTGGAT includes:
- a CDS encoding response regulator, with amino-acid sequence MEFTEKNKVLIVDDEYIIRERLELNVKKAGFDVVGQAETGLQAYELYKKTKPDIIISDIFMPVMNGAELLEKIRVNDSRVKFIFLTGYSEFDYAMSALKNNASDYLLKPLDTTKLIEVLNKLMDEIEEEKEMESLKRENEMIKDGSFIDHFFSNNDIHPEMSMELASLLQYPEGIRMLMIYKKGSWIGIDEDVYQIENDIKLVFFKIYRKGITDLCTTDCYAAMGAPCHSEKELRESFHFLRRILLHRFFSPNKHFYIGEDYLKVDKDKIQAIDQQNRNLLQKNKISEIIELIEIELTELKSPANLEYYLYMMKGLLLRKSDHISGVMLSDHSPIWILEQFSTLSEFASWLKALIQKTYSVNNERAELDLSTRIKQYLEENYGSSINLNSIAVNVFAHPNYISTKFKEDVGISVTEYLCSLRLERARELLNTTNLSCKKVSQIVGFQDQFYFGKCFKRKFDLSPTAFQKATLQSNENTVNNKPENS
- a CDS encoding sensor histidine kinase; the protein is MKLFNSSIENTLFSDNGSLYIINKEGIIIVHDDESRILKSMEPSKLDFLKKNLNKASLFDDSILCHTKTIPEKNWIIVNEVPKAVLLVPAKEMKFNFLIIGIIALVCTVFLSFRLSTSIMKPIIEMEHSISTMDNLVSRKYVPIHALDEIGKLGKQYNHMIDRIAEAAEFERKRDVQIKQYELALLQSQIKPHFLNNILENVCGLIELGRIDDSLSLIQDTADFYRSILSTDNLLISLEQELKIVSLYIKIQNVRCNNRIRLEIDVPEQYYEKQIVKLTLQPLTENAIQHGMDLFGKPLNIRIDCIENEQGLILRVHDSGLGMSREILDDILKTERKTSAGEPIHIGVYATDQRLKLHFGIQHGLKYSSEMGSGTTAEIHLPWEIKI